In Sporosarcina sp. PTS2304, a genomic segment contains:
- the lexA gene encoding transcriptional repressor LexA yields MKKISKRQEEILAFIKDEVRLKGYPPSVREIGEAVGLASSSTVHGHLSRLESKGFIRRDPTKPRAIEVLDPEGLDELKSGVMHVPLIGKVTAGNPITAVENIEEYFPLPDTFSSSDDEIFMLEIVGDSMIEAGILNGDRVIVRQTHSASNGEIVVAMTEEDEATVKRFFKEKDFFRLQPENSSMEPIIVDNVSILGKVVGVYRMIH; encoded by the coding sequence TTGAAAAAGATATCTAAAAGACAGGAAGAAATATTAGCCTTCATTAAGGATGAAGTGCGCTTAAAAGGCTACCCCCCTTCCGTACGTGAAATAGGAGAAGCAGTCGGTCTTGCATCCAGTTCGACTGTTCATGGACACTTATCCCGCTTGGAAAGTAAAGGGTTTATCCGTCGTGACCCGACAAAGCCAAGAGCAATTGAAGTGTTAGATCCTGAAGGTTTAGATGAATTAAAAAGTGGAGTTATGCATGTTCCGTTAATTGGAAAAGTGACAGCAGGGAATCCGATTACAGCTGTTGAAAATATTGAAGAATATTTCCCTTTGCCTGATACGTTCAGTTCTTCAGATGATGAAATTTTTATGCTAGAGATTGTCGGAGACAGTATGATTGAGGCAGGTATTTTAAATGGTGACCGAGTAATCGTTAGACAGACACATTCAGCGTCTAATGGAGAAATTGTCGTGGCTATGACAGAAGAAGATGAAGCCACAGTGAAGCGATTCTTTAAAGAGAAAGATTTCTTCCGTTTACAACCTGAAAACTCGTCAATGGAACCGATCATCGTTGACAATGTTTCTATATTAGGCAAAGTCGTCGGTGTTTATCGCATGATTCATTAA
- a CDS encoding alpha/beta hydrolase gives MKEQLIEMRDGERLYSTSHEPTGAPVAIVHIVHGLAEHSGRYRQFTDYLVSEGYIVTAHDQRGHGKTAVENNRPYGYIGEAATFDQLVDDTFEVIQCYKQKYPHLKVTLFGHSMGSFVARRFIQLYGDTLCQVVLSGTGSQSKTVGLAGLAFAKWRERNLANTQPDELLHKIVFGEFSKRFPDEGSSAWLSRYSESVREYDEDEACGFVPTSQLFRILLEGVEAIESTAFLRNIPSHLPILLVSGTEDPVGERAKGVWKTAKQFMKAGQQHVQVVLYEGGRHEMLQETNRQEVSKNIVGWMKKNECIN, from the coding sequence ATGAAAGAGCAATTGATCGAAATGAGAGATGGCGAACGTTTATATAGCACTAGTCATGAACCTACAGGCGCACCGGTCGCTATTGTTCATATCGTGCACGGACTCGCTGAACATAGCGGACGTTATCGACAGTTTACAGACTATCTAGTGTCTGAAGGCTATATCGTAACAGCACATGATCAACGTGGACATGGGAAAACAGCTGTTGAGAATAATCGGCCGTATGGATATATAGGGGAAGCAGCTACGTTTGATCAATTAGTAGATGATACGTTTGAAGTAATCCAGTGTTATAAGCAAAAGTATCCTCATCTCAAAGTTACACTGTTTGGACACAGCATGGGATCATTTGTTGCTAGACGTTTTATCCAGTTATACGGCGATACATTATGCCAAGTAGTGTTGTCTGGAACGGGCAGCCAATCAAAAACTGTAGGATTAGCAGGTCTAGCATTCGCCAAGTGGAGAGAACGTAATTTGGCTAATACACAACCAGATGAGCTGCTACACAAAATCGTCTTCGGTGAATTTTCGAAGAGATTTCCGGATGAAGGATCCTCTGCCTGGCTGTCGAGATATTCAGAAAGCGTTCGCGAATATGATGAGGACGAAGCGTGTGGCTTTGTTCCGACATCTCAATTGTTCAGAATTTTACTTGAAGGTGTAGAAGCAATCGAATCCACTGCGTTTTTGAGGAATATTCCAAGTCATTTACCGATTTTATTAGTATCAGGGACAGAAGATCCAGTTGGTGAACGTGCGAAAGGTGTCTGGAAAACGGCTAAGCAATTTATGAAAGCAGGCCAGCAACACGTTCAAGTCGTTCTCTATGAAGGTGGTCGCCATGAAATGCTACAAGAGACAAATCGTCAAGAAGTATCTAAGAATATAGTCGGGTGGATGAAGAAAAATGAATGCATCAATTAA
- the miaA gene encoding tRNA (adenosine(37)-N6)-dimethylallyltransferase MiaA, which yields MNASINVIAVVGPTASGKTALSIALARALNGEIINGDAMQVYKELDIGTAKIQASEMEGVPHHFFDVKEPTEQFSVAEYQQAVRWWIEDIQSRGKMPIIVGGSGMYIQAVLFDYRFTEQAGDPNVRAKLEEELEEFGAEKLYTRLEKLDPKSAQSIHPNNHRRLVRALEILEVTGRTKQDHEQQQGNQSMFRELIIGLDVPRELLYERIDQRVDMMVDAGLFQEVESLWKKGIRETQSVQAIGYKELITYFNEQITKEQAIEAVKKNTRNYAKRQLTYFRNKLPVQWVNANQPQKDIFKRTFEIIEDYEKCVGNNLFNKDREAIE from the coding sequence ATGAATGCATCAATTAATGTTATTGCTGTAGTAGGACCAACTGCATCTGGAAAAACAGCGCTAAGCATAGCATTGGCACGTGCTTTAAATGGCGAAATAATTAATGGAGATGCAATGCAAGTATATAAAGAATTGGATATCGGAACAGCAAAAATTCAAGCGTCTGAAATGGAAGGAGTTCCTCATCATTTTTTTGACGTAAAAGAACCGACCGAACAATTTTCAGTAGCGGAGTATCAGCAAGCAGTTCGGTGGTGGATTGAAGATATTCAGTCACGCGGAAAGATGCCAATCATTGTTGGCGGAAGTGGCATGTATATTCAGGCGGTATTATTTGATTATCGTTTTACTGAGCAAGCAGGGGATCCGAATGTACGAGCAAAGTTGGAAGAAGAGCTGGAAGAGTTCGGTGCTGAAAAACTCTATACGCGTTTGGAAAAGCTAGATCCCAAAAGTGCACAATCTATCCATCCAAATAACCATCGGCGACTCGTACGTGCACTGGAAATACTTGAAGTAACTGGGCGGACTAAACAAGACCATGAACAGCAACAGGGCAATCAGTCTATGTTCCGTGAACTCATAATAGGTTTAGACGTTCCAAGAGAGCTTTTATATGAACGCATAGATCAGCGGGTAGATATGATGGTGGATGCGGGATTGTTTCAAGAAGTAGAAAGTCTTTGGAAGAAAGGCATTAGAGAGACGCAATCTGTACAAGCAATCGGTTATAAAGAACTGATCACCTACTTTAATGAACAAATAACAAAAGAACAAGCGATAGAAGCAGTTAAAAAGAATACACGAAACTATGCAAAGAGACAGTTAACCTACTTCCGGAATAAATTGCCCGTTCAGTGGGTAAATGCTAACCAACCACAAAAAGATATTTTCAAAAGAACTTTTGAAATAATAGAGGATTATGAGAAGTGCGTGGGGAATAACTTATTTAACAAAGATAGGGAGGCAATTGAATGA
- a CDS encoding methionine gamma-lyase family protein, producing MQIAPINEKLLKKVQQAEDTIKPYVKKVEEIAFYNQRKVLQAFKQNQVSDFHLTGSTGYGYDDSGRDTLERVYSDVFGAEDCLVRSQIISGTHAITISLFGILRPGDELLYITGKPYDTLESIISGHGKDTGSLEDYQISYRHVDLNEDGSVNYKKVKEAISSNTKMVAIQRSKGYSSNPSFTVHEIEQMIKEVREIKEDAIIFVDNCYGEFVELQEPTEVGADLMAGSLIKNPGGGLVRTGGYIAGKKVLVEKCAYRMTSPGLGAEAGASLDTLLEMYQGFFLAPHVVSQAVKGALFTSAFFGAFGMDTKPHYSEQRTDLIQSVNFSTAEQMIAFCQMIQQNSPINAHYAPEPSYMPGYTDDVIMAAGTFIQGSSIELTADGPIRPPFTAYVQGGLTYEHVKAAVVSSMEQLLAQKLV from the coding sequence ATGCAAATAGCACCGATAAATGAAAAATTGTTGAAAAAAGTACAACAGGCCGAAGACACTATTAAGCCATATGTAAAGAAAGTAGAAGAGATTGCATTTTATAATCAGCGTAAAGTTCTTCAGGCATTCAAACAAAATCAAGTGAGCGACTTTCATTTAACCGGCTCTACAGGATATGGATATGATGACAGTGGAAGAGATACATTGGAACGAGTATATTCCGATGTATTCGGAGCGGAAGATTGTCTAGTTCGAAGTCAAATCATCTCGGGAACTCATGCGATTACCATTAGTCTGTTTGGTATTTTACGACCGGGTGATGAACTCTTATACATAACTGGAAAGCCCTATGATACATTGGAATCGATTATTTCTGGTCACGGAAAAGATACCGGATCATTAGAGGACTATCAAATCAGTTATCGACATGTTGATTTGAATGAGGACGGTTCAGTCAATTACAAGAAAGTAAAAGAAGCGATTTCATCAAATACAAAAATGGTGGCTATTCAGCGTTCAAAAGGATATTCAAGTAATCCTTCATTTACAGTACATGAAATTGAACAAATGATTAAAGAAGTACGTGAAATTAAAGAAGATGCTATTATTTTCGTTGATAATTGTTATGGGGAGTTTGTTGAACTACAAGAGCCGACGGAAGTAGGCGCAGACTTAATGGCAGGTTCACTTATAAAAAATCCCGGTGGCGGTCTTGTGAGAACAGGAGGATATATTGCGGGCAAAAAAGTACTCGTTGAAAAATGCGCGTACCGTATGACTTCACCCGGATTAGGAGCAGAAGCTGGTGCGTCACTTGATACGTTACTGGAAATGTATCAAGGCTTCTTTTTAGCACCACATGTTGTAAGCCAAGCGGTGAAAGGTGCGTTATTTACTTCAGCCTTCTTTGGCGCATTCGGAATGGACACAAAGCCACATTATAGTGAACAGCGCACGGATTTAATTCAATCTGTAAATTTCTCTACCGCAGAACAAATGATAGCATTTTGTCAAATGATCCAGCAAAACTCGCCAATCAATGCACACTACGCACCTGAACCATCTTATATGCCAGGTTATACAGATGATGTTATTATGGCGGCTGGGACGTTCATTCAAGGTTCAAGTATCGAATTGACTGCAGACGGCCCCATTCGACCGCCTTTTACAGCGTACGTTCAAGGCGGACTAACATATGAGCACGTAAAAGCGGCTGTTGTAAGTTCCATGGAGCAATTATTAGCGCAAAAATTAGTTTAA
- a CDS encoding glycerol-3-phosphate dehydrogenase/oxidase, which translates to MFSTIERPSKIQELKDYSFDVLVVGGGITGAGIALDAAARGLSVALVEMQDFAAGTSSRSTKLIHGGLRYLKQLELKIVAETGKEREIVFRNSRNITKSRPMLLPIYKKGTYGKYSTSAGLLVYDLLAGVKQTERREMLTKEETLSLEPLLKKKQLVGGGHYVEYQTDDARLTIEVLKKAAEKGALCVNYMKCEQFNFENETVVGAVLQDQLTGERFSVGASMVINATGPWVDELQNKVNHSQGKQLHITKGVHIVVDQSVFPLRQAIYFDHSDGRMLFAIPRDNKTYIGTTDTFYTGEIKHPTADEEDIQYIIRAVNGVFSSVQLDRKDVESTWAGLRPLIAQEGKDASEISRQDEIWEPVHGLLTIAGGKLTGYRQMAEVIVDKIVKRVPKSNILPCSTKQLPVSGSDFSDDEELDQFIAQQASKAERYGLTEQQGARIASFYGRNSDAVFRIAHAISAEEHSLPISLRAEIIYSIHHEMVTSPSDFFIRRKGDLYFQIQVVESLATDVTNYMASLLQYTVDQKALHLNELQNAIAEAKGRVNS; encoded by the coding sequence ATGTTTTCAACGATTGAAAGACCAAGTAAAATCCAAGAGCTAAAAGATTATTCGTTTGATGTGTTAGTTGTAGGCGGTGGAATTACTGGAGCGGGGATTGCGCTTGATGCTGCGGCAAGAGGGCTCTCTGTCGCCCTTGTCGAGATGCAGGACTTTGCAGCGGGCACGTCTAGCCGTTCAACGAAACTGATTCATGGTGGCTTGCGCTATTTGAAACAATTGGAACTAAAGATTGTTGCTGAAACAGGTAAAGAACGAGAAATTGTCTTCCGAAATTCCCGAAATATTACGAAGTCACGACCGATGCTGCTACCGATTTATAAAAAAGGAACCTATGGGAAATATTCAACTTCTGCTGGATTACTCGTCTACGATTTACTTGCCGGCGTCAAACAAACAGAACGACGAGAAATGCTTACGAAAGAAGAAACATTATCACTAGAGCCATTACTGAAGAAAAAGCAGTTAGTAGGCGGTGGTCATTACGTAGAGTATCAGACGGATGATGCGCGTTTGACGATTGAAGTATTGAAAAAAGCTGCTGAAAAAGGTGCGCTTTGTGTAAACTATATGAAATGTGAACAGTTTAACTTTGAAAATGAAACTGTAGTAGGGGCTGTATTGCAAGATCAGTTAACAGGAGAGCGTTTTTCAGTAGGTGCTTCAATGGTGATTAATGCGACTGGTCCGTGGGTAGATGAACTGCAAAATAAAGTGAATCATTCTCAAGGCAAACAGTTGCATATTACAAAAGGAGTCCATATTGTAGTCGATCAGTCTGTATTCCCATTGCGTCAAGCAATTTATTTTGATCATTCAGATGGACGTATGTTATTTGCGATTCCAAGAGATAACAAGACGTATATTGGTACTACTGACACCTTTTATACGGGAGAGATAAAACATCCTACAGCTGATGAAGAAGATATTCAGTATATTATACGTGCCGTCAATGGAGTATTTTCTAGCGTGCAATTAGATCGCAAAGATGTAGAGTCCACTTGGGCAGGACTACGACCGTTAATCGCACAAGAAGGCAAAGACGCTTCTGAAATCTCCCGGCAAGATGAAATTTGGGAGCCGGTGCATGGTTTACTAACGATAGCTGGTGGGAAATTAACTGGTTATCGACAAATGGCAGAAGTGATCGTTGATAAAATTGTTAAGAGAGTCCCAAAATCGAATATTCTTCCTTGCAGTACGAAACAACTACCGGTCTCAGGCAGTGATTTTTCTGATGACGAAGAGTTAGATCAGTTTATTGCGCAACAAGCAAGCAAGGCGGAGCGCTATGGATTGACTGAACAACAGGGCGCTCGCATTGCCTCATTTTACGGTAGGAATAGTGATGCAGTCTTCCGTATTGCCCATGCTATTTCTGCTGAAGAACATTCTTTACCTATTAGTTTACGTGCAGAAATCATCTACAGTATTCATCACGAAATGGTCACATCGCCAAGTGACTTCTTTATTCGGCGCAAAGGAGATTTATACTTTCAAATTCAAGTAGTAGAATCGTTGGCAACTGATGTGACTAACTATATGGCCAGTCTCCTGCAGTATACGGTAGATCAGAAAGCACTACATTTGAATGAATTACAAAATGCGATTGCAGAAGCGAAAGGACGTGTGAATTCATGA
- the hfq gene encoding RNA chaperone Hfq: MTQGNMQDTFLNSLRKSNTFVTVFLLNGFQLKGLIKSYDNYTVLLETDGKQQLIYKHAISTYVPAKPVILKDEQ; encoded by the coding sequence ATGACACAAGGAAATATGCAAGACACATTTTTAAATTCTTTACGTAAAAGTAATACGTTTGTAACGGTATTTTTACTAAATGGTTTTCAATTAAAAGGTCTGATTAAATCATACGACAACTATACAGTATTGTTAGAAACAGACGGCAAGCAACAACTCATTTATAAACACGCAATTTCAACATATGTTCCAGCAAAACCCGTTATTTTAAAAGATGAACAGTAA